The Pontibacter pudoricolor genome contains a region encoding:
- a CDS encoding phospho-sugar mutase codes for MIEPAIQQKINAWLNGNYDEATKTEINGLLERNEHESLSDAFYKDLEFGTGGLRGIMGAGSNRMNRYTLGMATQGLCNYLKQNFPGERVKVAIAHDSRNNSPEFARIATDIFSANDIEVYLFQALRPTPQLSFAIRHLGCQSGVVVTASHNPKEYNGYKVYWNDGAQVTAPHDKNIIAEVNKITSIDEVKFEPKPNNIHLLGPEMDEAYITKVLGLSVSHEAIRRQHDLKIVYTPLHGTGITLVPEVLKRFGFSNVTIVDEQAEPNGNFPTVVYPNPEEKEAMTLALNKAREIDADIVMATDPDADRVGIAVKNDKGEFVLLNGNQTGALLINYLLQAWQKAGKLTGREFIVKTIVTTDLIKDIAESYGVKHYETLTGFKYIAEKIRELEGKEVYIGGGEESYGYMIGDFVRDKDGISACALIAEMAAVAKDNGQSLFEMMVEMYGKYNFYKEELVSFTKKGQRGAEEIQQMMADMRANPPQTIAGSRVVEISDFKLSARRNLVSGEISQLGLESSNVLQYMTEDGSKISARPSGTEPKIKFYISVNEPLASKNDYNAVEQQLDAKIEQILVDLKLK; via the coding sequence ATGATCGAACCAGCTATTCAGCAGAAAATAAACGCGTGGCTAAACGGCAACTACGACGAAGCTACCAAAACTGAAATAAACGGCTTACTGGAGCGCAACGAGCACGAATCGCTGTCCGATGCTTTCTATAAGGACTTAGAATTTGGCACCGGCGGACTGCGCGGCATTATGGGCGCAGGCAGCAACCGCATGAACCGCTACACGCTGGGTATGGCTACGCAGGGACTTTGCAACTACCTTAAACAGAATTTTCCGGGGGAGCGCGTAAAGGTTGCTATTGCGCACGACAGCCGTAACAACTCACCAGAGTTTGCCCGCATTGCCACCGACATTTTCTCGGCTAATGATATTGAAGTTTACCTGTTCCAGGCGCTGCGCCCTACTCCGCAGCTATCGTTTGCCATTCGCCATTTAGGTTGCCAGAGCGGTGTGGTAGTTACGGCATCGCATAACCCGAAAGAGTACAACGGCTACAAAGTTTACTGGAACGACGGCGCGCAGGTAACCGCTCCGCACGACAAGAACATCATCGCCGAAGTAAACAAGATCACCAGTATTGATGAAGTAAAGTTTGAGCCGAAACCAAACAACATCCACCTGCTGGGTCCGGAGATGGACGAAGCTTATATTACAAAAGTGCTTGGCCTGTCGGTTTCGCATGAGGCTATCAGGCGCCAGCACGACCTGAAGATCGTTTACACACCACTGCACGGTACAGGCATTACGCTGGTGCCGGAGGTGTTAAAACGCTTCGGATTCAGTAATGTAACTATAGTTGATGAACAGGCTGAACCGAACGGCAACTTCCCGACAGTTGTTTACCCGAATCCGGAAGAAAAGGAAGCCATGACCCTGGCCCTTAACAAAGCCAGGGAAATTGACGCTGATATAGTAATGGCAACTGACCCGGACGCAGACCGTGTAGGTATTGCTGTTAAAAATGATAAAGGCGAGTTTGTGCTACTTAACGGCAACCAGACGGGCGCATTACTGATAAACTACCTGCTGCAGGCATGGCAGAAAGCCGGTAAACTAACAGGCAGAGAGTTTATAGTTAAAACTATAGTTACCACCGACCTGATAAAGGATATTGCCGAAAGCTATGGCGTAAAGCACTACGAAACCCTGACCGGCTTTAAGTACATCGCAGAAAAGATACGTGAGTTGGAAGGCAAGGAAGTTTACATTGGCGGCGGCGAAGAAAGCTACGGCTACATGATCGGCGATTTTGTGCGCGACAAAGACGGCATCTCAGCCTGCGCCCTGATAGCCGAAATGGCTGCTGTCGCAAAAGACAACGGCCAGAGCCTGTTCGAGATGATGGTGGAGATGTACGGGAAGTATAATTTCTATAAAGAGGAGCTTGTATCGTTCACTAAAAAAGGACAGCGCGGCGCCGAAGAAATTCAGCAGATGATGGCCGACATGCGTGCAAACCCGCCGCAAACTATAGCCGGTTCCAGAGTTGTAGAGATCAGCGACTTTAAACTGAGCGCACGCAGAAACCTGGTGTCAGGCGAAATAAGCCAGCTTGGTTTAGAAAGCTCCAACGTACTCCAATACATGACCGAAGATGGCAGCAAGATTTCAGCACGCCCTTCCGGTACAGAGCCGAAGATCAAGTTCTATATCAGCGTAAACGAGCCACTGGCATCTAAAAATGATTACAATGCAGTAGAGCAGCAGCTTGATGCTAAAATTGAACAGATCCTGGTCGACCTGAAACTGAAGTAA
- a CDS encoding nitroreductase family protein, with the protein MNDLFSTISRVIRTRRTTKPPKLNGQKIPDEQVNQLLELADWAPTHGHTEPWRFKVYAGAKIAQFCRQHAELYKQETPEDIYKPEKYEKLLHMGDKASHVIVAYMRRGDLPKIPVLEEIAATSCAIQNLLLGATALGIASYWGSGGMAYHPAMKEMLQLREADIVLGILYLGYADDSAHEGKRTTLLSEKVEWM; encoded by the coding sequence ATGAACGATCTTTTTTCAACTATAAGTCGCGTTATCCGCACCCGCCGCACTACCAAGCCACCAAAACTAAACGGGCAGAAAATTCCGGATGAGCAGGTAAACCAGCTGTTAGAACTTGCTGACTGGGCACCGACACACGGCCACACCGAGCCCTGGCGCTTTAAAGTTTATGCCGGTGCTAAAATAGCACAGTTCTGCCGGCAGCACGCAGAACTATACAAACAGGAAACTCCGGAAGATATATACAAGCCCGAAAAGTACGAGAAACTGCTGCACATGGGCGATAAAGCCTCGCATGTTATAGTTGCGTACATGCGTCGTGGAGATCTGCCTAAAATTCCGGTGCTGGAAGAAATCGCCGCGACCTCCTGTGCCATTCAAAATCTTTTACTGGGAGCTACAGCCTTAGGAATTGCCAGCTACTGGGGTTCCGGCGGCATGGCCTATCACCCTGCCATGAAAGAAATGCTGCAACTGCGCGAAGCAGATATCGTGTTGGGTATTTTATACCTGGGCTATGCTGATGATTCTGCCCATGAAGGAAAGCGAACTACACTGCTGAGTGAGAAAGTGGAGTGGATGTAA
- the dnaB gene encoding replicative DNA helicase — MEEMQMNTRPAGQRNGWQKKPTAISELGKKPPQALDLEEAVLGALMLEKDALTTVIDILRPQSFYKEAHQRIFKAILALFDKSEPIDILTVTHELRELGELELAGGAYYVTQLTTRVNSAANIEYHARIITENSIKRDLISISSEVLSSAFEDTTDVFELLDKTEAKLYEVSESNIRKNFDDMRSLMHAAIKELEEKRKQEDGLTGVPTGLTALDRVTSGWQKSDLIILAARPAMGKTAFVLSCMRNAAVDFKKGVAIFSLEMSSLQLVNRLISSEAELDSEKIKKGSLEDYEWAQLNHKIAKLTEAPIFIDDTPGLSIRELRTKCRRLKAQFDIQMIIIDYLQLMSGNAEGKGGGNREQEIASISRALKMLAKELNVPVIALSQLSRAVETRGGDKRPQLSDLRESGSIEQDADMVCFLYRPEYYGITEDEMGNPTAGVGEVIIAKHRNGSLENVQLKFIGKYTKFTNLDSDFSGDGFNTFNALPNSTFDAETPGSIRLGSRMNDGSKGGGGFPASGFDEEPPF; from the coding sequence ATGGAGGAAATGCAAATGAACACACGCCCGGCGGGTCAACGCAACGGATGGCAGAAGAAACCGACTGCCATATCGGAGCTTGGCAAAAAGCCACCGCAGGCGCTTGATCTGGAAGAGGCCGTGCTAGGCGCTCTGATGTTGGAAAAAGATGCGCTTACTACTGTAATTGACATTCTGCGTCCGCAGAGCTTTTACAAAGAAGCCCATCAACGTATTTTTAAAGCAATACTGGCCCTGTTCGACAAATCGGAGCCGATAGATATATTGACCGTTACGCACGAGCTGCGCGAGCTTGGCGAACTGGAGCTGGCGGGCGGCGCATACTATGTAACGCAGCTTACCACCCGCGTAAACTCGGCAGCCAACATCGAGTACCACGCCCGTATCATCACCGAAAACTCCATCAAGCGCGACCTGATCTCTATTTCTTCTGAAGTATTGTCATCAGCGTTTGAAGATACTACCGACGTTTTTGAGCTGCTGGATAAAACCGAAGCCAAACTATACGAAGTATCCGAATCCAACATCCGTAAGAACTTCGACGACATGCGCTCGTTGATGCACGCGGCGATTAAGGAACTGGAAGAAAAGCGTAAGCAGGAAGATGGCTTAACAGGTGTACCAACTGGCCTTACCGCCCTGGACCGTGTTACATCAGGCTGGCAGAAATCTGACCTTATCATCCTGGCAGCACGTCCGGCGATGGGTAAAACAGCTTTCGTGCTTTCGTGCATGCGGAATGCGGCAGTTGACTTTAAAAAGGGTGTTGCAATTTTCTCACTCGAGATGTCGTCGTTGCAGCTGGTTAACCGTCTTATTTCTTCTGAGGCCGAGCTGGATTCTGAAAAGATAAAGAAAGGAAGCCTGGAAGATTACGAGTGGGCACAGCTGAACCATAAAATTGCCAAACTCACTGAGGCTCCGATCTTTATTGATGATACGCCGGGCCTTTCCATTCGTGAGCTCCGTACCAAATGCCGCCGTCTGAAAGCCCAGTTCGACATACAGATGATCATTATTGACTACCTGCAGCTGATGAGCGGAAACGCCGAAGGCAAGGGTGGCGGTAATCGTGAACAGGAGATCGCGTCGATATCAAGAGCGTTAAAGATGCTGGCCAAGGAACTTAACGTTCCGGTTATCGCGTTGTCGCAGCTCAGTCGTGCCGTGGAAACGCGTGGGGGTGATAAACGACCGCAGCTTTCCGACCTTCGTGAATCCGGATCGATTGAGCAGGATGCCGACATGGTTTGCTTCCTGTACCGTCCGGAATATTACGGTATTACAGAAGACGAAATGGGTAACCCGACAGCCGGTGTGGGTGAGGTAATTATAGCCAAGCACCGTAACGGTTCCCTGGAAAACGTTCAGCTCAAGTTTATTGGTAAGTACACAAAGTTTACTAACTTAGACTCAGATTTTAGTGGCGACGGATTCAATACCTTCAATGCGTTGCCAAATAGCACATTTGATGCGGAAACGCCAGGCTCTATTCGTTTAGGCAGCCGCATGAATGATGGCAGCAAAGGAGGGGGAGGTTTCCCGGCTTCAGGTTTTGACGAAGAGCCGCCATTTTAA
- a CDS encoding UDP-N-acetylmuramate--L-alanine ligase: MEKKELQRIHLIAIGGSIMHNLALALHDKGLNVTGSDDEIFEPAKSRLAAAGLLPAQEGWFPEKLDATIDAVILGMHARPDNPELLKAQELGLPIYSFPEFIYEQSRDKQRIVIGGSHGKTSITSIIMHVLKTLGRKFDYAVGAQIEGFNRMVKLTEDAPIIIIEGDEYLSDPIKRVPKFHLYHHHIAVISGISWDHINVFPDPDMYRDQFRIFAEMTPKAGTLIYTKDDEQVQLVAVPRNPTDINYIGYGVHDHTIKNGKTILHTKKDGDIEIQLFGEHNLRNINAAKEVCKKIGVKAHDFYKALRTFKGAAKRLEKMGETDTTVIFRDFAHAPSKVKATTEAVKAQYPKRQLVAALELHTFSSLNKDFIPQYAGALDKADEAIVYFNPKTIEHKRMQMLSEDELKVAFKNPNLKVFTDSEALQKHLLNYNWQNANLLLMSSGNYNNINMEALTKAVLKA; the protein is encoded by the coding sequence ATGGAGAAGAAGGAATTACAACGCATCCACCTGATTGCTATTGGCGGAAGCATCATGCACAACCTCGCATTGGCCCTGCACGACAAGGGATTAAACGTTACAGGCTCAGACGACGAGATTTTTGAACCTGCCAAAAGCAGGCTGGCTGCGGCTGGCTTACTTCCTGCCCAGGAAGGCTGGTTTCCGGAGAAACTGGATGCAACTATAGATGCTGTAATTCTGGGGATGCATGCCCGCCCGGATAACCCTGAGTTATTAAAAGCACAGGAACTAGGTTTGCCAATTTATTCTTTCCCGGAGTTTATTTACGAGCAGAGCCGCGACAAACAGCGCATTGTAATTGGTGGCAGCCACGGCAAAACGTCTATCACGTCCATTATCATGCACGTGCTTAAGACACTGGGCCGCAAGTTTGATTATGCTGTTGGCGCGCAGATTGAAGGTTTTAACCGCATGGTGAAACTGACGGAAGATGCCCCGATCATTATCATCGAAGGCGACGAGTACCTGTCTGACCCGATCAAACGTGTTCCGAAGTTCCATTTATACCATCACCACATCGCTGTTATCAGCGGTATCAGCTGGGACCATATTAACGTGTTCCCTGATCCGGATATGTACCGCGACCAGTTCCGCATTTTTGCGGAGATGACCCCAAAAGCCGGAACCCTGATCTATACCAAAGACGATGAGCAGGTACAACTGGTAGCCGTACCACGCAACCCGACCGATATTAACTATATCGGGTATGGCGTGCACGACCACACTATAAAAAATGGCAAAACGATACTGCATACCAAAAAGGACGGCGATATAGAGATTCAGCTGTTTGGTGAGCATAACCTGCGCAATATTAACGCAGCCAAGGAGGTGTGTAAGAAGATCGGTGTGAAAGCGCATGACTTTTACAAGGCCCTGAGAACCTTTAAAGGTGCTGCCAAGCGACTTGAGAAAATGGGTGAAACAGATACGACCGTTATCTTCCGCGATTTTGCCCATGCCCCATCTAAAGTTAAAGCTACTACTGAAGCCGTTAAAGCACAGTACCCGAAACGCCAGCTGGTTGCCGCACTGGAACTCCATACTTTCAGCAGCCTGAACAAAGATTTTATACCACAATATGCCGGAGCTTTGGATAAAGCTGACGAAGCTATAGTTTACTTCAACCCGAAAACCATAGAGCACAAACGTATGCAGATGCTTTCGGAAGATGAGTTGAAAGTAGCTTTTAAGAACCCTAACCTGAAAGTATTTACCGACTCCGAAGCGCTGCAAAAACACCTGCTGAACTATAACTGGCAGAACGCCAACCTGCTGCTAATGAGCTCGGGCAACTATAACAACATTAACATGGAGGCGCTTACAAAGGCGGTTCTGAAAGCATAA
- a CDS encoding 3'-5' exonuclease, giving the protein MKLNLKRPIVFFDLETTGTDISKDRVVEISVLKVMPDGEEILKTRKINPTIPIPLESSLIHKIYDEDVKDCPTFAQVAKNLDQFMKGCDLGGYNLIRFDIPLLAEEFLRAGIDFDLDNRHVVDACRIFHMMEQRTLSAAYKYYCNKTLENAHSAEADTVATYHILMAQLDRYQNTPIEITEGIEEFPVQNDMAQLHKFTFQKTADLAGRIIYNNAGQEVFGFGKHKNAIVEEVLQKEPTYYDWMMKGDFPLYTKKILTRIRLRSMQSSVS; this is encoded by the coding sequence ATGAAACTGAACCTGAAACGCCCCATCGTATTCTTCGACCTGGAAACCACTGGCACCGACATCAGCAAAGATCGTGTTGTAGAGATAAGTGTACTGAAAGTAATGCCTGATGGAGAAGAGATCCTGAAAACCCGTAAGATCAACCCGACCATTCCGATACCGCTGGAGTCGAGCCTGATCCATAAGATTTACGATGAGGACGTGAAGGACTGCCCTACATTTGCTCAGGTTGCAAAAAATCTGGACCAGTTCATGAAAGGCTGCGATTTGGGGGGCTATAACCTGATCAGGTTTGACATTCCGTTGCTGGCCGAGGAATTTCTGCGTGCCGGCATAGACTTTGACCTGGATAACCGCCATGTGGTAGATGCCTGCCGTATTTTCCATATGATGGAGCAACGCACCCTTTCTGCTGCATACAAATATTACTGCAACAAAACCCTGGAAAACGCCCACAGCGCCGAGGCCGACACTGTAGCTACGTACCACATTTTAATGGCCCAACTAGATCGTTACCAGAACACGCCTATCGAGATTACAGAAGGCATTGAAGAGTTTCCGGTACAGAACGACATGGCGCAGCTGCACAAGTTCACGTTCCAGAAAACTGCTGACCTGGCTGGCAGAATCATCTATAATAATGCTGGTCAGGAGGTCTTCGGTTTTGGGAAACACAAAAACGCTATAGTGGAGGAAGTACTCCAGAAAGAACCAACCTACTACGACTGGATGATGAAAGGTGATTTTCCACTTTACACCAAAAAAATTCTTACCCGCATCAGGCTCCGCAGTATGCAAAGCAGTGTATCGTAG
- a CDS encoding bifunctional alpha,alpha-trehalose-phosphate synthase (UDP-forming)/trehalose-phosphatase produces the protein MAKLIIVSNRLPVKLQEKDGKLTYSPSEGGLATGLGSIYKKKDNLWIGWPGMVIEETDKQERIIEDIRKDNMYPVFLTEQEVKEFYEGFSNETLWPTFHYFSQYAIYEQNLWETYVEVNQKYCDEILKLASPNDTIWVHDYQLLLLPSMLREKLPDATIGFFQHIPFPSYEVFRLLPWRKELLEGMLGADLVGFHTYDDMRHFLSSVNRLIGYGGMHGWINTGSRSLLVDSFPMGIDYEKYSEVAASPEVLKLEEQYRKNVGTENIIISIDRLDYSKGIPQRLQAFELFLERYPEFHGKVTLVMLVVPSRDAVEKYKELKEEVDELVGRINGKYSDINWNPIQYFYRSLPLEVLSAFYRMANVALVTPMRDGMNLVCKEYVASKLDQKGVLILSEMAGASKELSDALLINPNDINKIVEAMYEALTMPEEEQKVHMANMQDTLKRYNIHHWVSLFMDRLSYVKIKQMSLETSYLDDATFQEMSDSYELASSRLIFLEYDGALTNYKAKPLMARPDEDLLELLESLSANPKNRVVVISSREKANMEDWLGHLNLDIVAEHGVWLKQRGSGWKTMMSLMDDWKSDIRLILELYVDRTPGSFIEEKEYSLVWHYRRVETGLGELRARELVNHLNFLATNSNLQVLDGQMAVEIKAQEVNKGKATSHWLNMYPHEFVLAIGDDWGDEEIFKAMPRNAYTIKTGNSYSIAKYHLDGPGEVRDMLTRLVKQETKEFPPNAKMTG, from the coding sequence ATGGCAAAACTTATTATCGTATCTAACCGACTGCCGGTAAAACTGCAGGAGAAGGATGGAAAACTTACCTATTCACCCAGTGAAGGAGGCTTAGCGACAGGCCTTGGATCAATATATAAAAAGAAGGACAACCTCTGGATAGGCTGGCCCGGGATGGTCATAGAAGAGACTGATAAACAGGAAAGAATTATTGAGGATATCCGGAAGGATAATATGTACCCTGTTTTTCTGACGGAACAGGAGGTAAAGGAATTTTACGAAGGCTTCAGCAACGAAACACTCTGGCCTACTTTCCACTATTTCAGCCAGTACGCTATTTATGAGCAGAACCTCTGGGAAACCTATGTGGAGGTAAACCAGAAATACTGCGATGAAATTCTGAAACTTGCCAGTCCCAACGATACGATCTGGGTACACGATTACCAGTTGCTGCTGTTGCCCTCCATGCTCCGCGAAAAGTTACCCGATGCAACTATAGGTTTTTTTCAGCACATACCTTTTCCGAGTTACGAGGTTTTCCGGTTACTGCCCTGGCGGAAAGAATTGCTGGAAGGCATGCTGGGCGCCGACCTGGTCGGGTTCCATACCTACGATGACATGCGCCACTTCCTGAGCTCGGTTAACCGGCTTATTGGCTATGGTGGCATGCATGGCTGGATTAATACCGGTAGCCGCTCGCTTTTAGTTGATTCGTTTCCGATGGGCATCGATTATGAAAAGTATTCGGAAGTAGCCGCATCCCCGGAAGTACTGAAACTGGAGGAGCAATACCGCAAAAATGTTGGTACCGAAAACATCATCATCTCTATCGACAGGCTGGATTATTCCAAAGGTATTCCGCAGCGCTTACAGGCTTTTGAATTGTTCCTGGAACGCTATCCGGAGTTTCATGGGAAGGTAACACTGGTTATGCTGGTAGTGCCAAGCCGGGATGCTGTGGAGAAATATAAGGAGCTGAAAGAAGAAGTAGATGAGCTGGTTGGGCGCATTAACGGTAAGTACAGCGATATTAACTGGAACCCGATCCAGTATTTCTACCGATCCCTGCCACTGGAGGTGCTTTCTGCTTTTTACCGCATGGCCAATGTAGCCCTGGTAACGCCGATGCGCGATGGCATGAACCTGGTTTGCAAAGAGTACGTTGCCAGCAAACTTGATCAGAAAGGCGTACTTATACTCAGCGAGATGGCCGGAGCTTCGAAGGAACTATCGGATGCGCTGCTGATAAACCCGAACGATATTAATAAGATTGTGGAAGCCATGTATGAGGCCCTGACTATGCCTGAAGAGGAGCAGAAGGTGCATATGGCTAACATGCAGGACACGCTTAAACGCTATAACATACACCACTGGGTCAGCCTGTTCATGGATCGCCTGTCGTATGTCAAGATCAAGCAGATGTCTCTGGAAACCAGCTACCTCGACGATGCTACTTTCCAGGAGATGAGCGACTCTTACGAACTGGCATCCTCACGCCTGATTTTCCTGGAGTATGATGGTGCGCTTACCAACTATAAAGCCAAGCCACTGATGGCGCGTCCGGACGAAGACCTGCTGGAATTACTGGAAAGCCTGAGTGCTAACCCTAAAAACAGGGTGGTTGTGATCAGTAGCCGCGAAAAAGCAAACATGGAAGACTGGCTGGGCCACCTGAACCTGGATATAGTAGCCGAGCATGGCGTATGGCTGAAGCAACGCGGGTCTGGCTGGAAAACCATGATGAGCCTGATGGATGACTGGAAAAGTGACATTCGCCTGATCCTGGAACTATATGTTGACCGCACACCGGGCTCGTTTATTGAAGAGAAGGAATATTCGCTTGTTTGGCATTACCGACGCGTAGAAACGGGTTTGGGCGAGCTTCGTGCCCGCGAACTGGTAAATCACCTCAACTTCCTGGCTACCAACAGTAATCTGCAGGTGTTAGACGGGCAAATGGCTGTGGAGATTAAAGCCCAGGAAGTGAATAAAGGCAAAGCAACCAGCCACTGGCTTAACATGTATCCGCATGAGTTTGTATTGGCCATTGGCGATGACTGGGGTGATGAAGAAATATTTAAAGCCATGCCGCGCAATGCCTACACTATAAAAACCGGTAACTCTTATTCTATAGCCAAATATCATCTAGATGGTCCGGGCGAAGTTCGGGATATGTTAACCAGGCTTGTTAAGCAGGAGACAAAGGAATTTCCGCCTAATGCTAAAATGACGGGATGA
- a CDS encoding mechanosensitive ion channel family protein, producing the protein MDRFRIYIDHLDNLAISLLIFFFSILLGLLLKFILFKLLGLYSRNSNPRLATSLAKHLNRPLTLFLPLLFLAMALPTVPLSDKSIHVLRRVLEIFTILGFAWIMIKLVSVVQDIVRHKYDIGKTDNFRERKLITQLQFIRRLSVIVIAFIAGSMVLLQFEAVRSLGTGLLTSAGIAGVVIGFAAQRSLANLLAGLQIAFTQPIRIDDVLVLENEFGRVEEITLTYVVVRIWDNRRLILPLNYFIEKPFQNWTRSSIDILATVYFYTDYNVPVDELRKELHRILAGTEQWNGEVAGLQVTDAQRDNVQLRALFSARNSGDAWDLRCLVREKMLYFIQKNYPEALPKVRASVSGDIMPKQ; encoded by the coding sequence ATGGATAGATTCCGGATTTACATAGATCACCTCGACAACCTGGCCATCTCGCTACTTATCTTTTTCTTTAGTATACTGCTCGGTCTTTTGCTAAAGTTTATCCTGTTTAAGTTGCTCGGCTTATACAGCCGTAATTCCAACCCACGGCTGGCCACCTCGCTTGCAAAGCATCTTAATCGCCCGCTTACGCTGTTTTTGCCGTTGCTTTTTCTGGCTATGGCACTGCCCACCGTACCGCTTTCAGATAAAAGCATCCATGTTTTACGGCGTGTGTTAGAGATCTTTACTATTCTTGGTTTTGCCTGGATTATGATAAAACTGGTTTCAGTGGTCCAGGACATCGTGCGCCATAAATACGATATTGGGAAGACAGACAATTTCAGGGAGCGAAAGCTTATAACGCAGCTTCAGTTTATCAGAAGACTCTCCGTCATTGTTATCGCGTTTATTGCCGGCTCTATGGTTTTGTTGCAGTTCGAGGCTGTAAGATCATTGGGTACAGGTTTGCTTACTTCAGCGGGTATTGCAGGTGTGGTGATAGGTTTTGCGGCGCAACGCTCGCTGGCTAACTTACTGGCAGGTTTACAGATTGCTTTCACCCAACCCATCCGGATCGATGATGTGCTTGTTCTTGAAAATGAGTTCGGGCGCGTTGAGGAAATAACCCTTACCTATGTGGTGGTGCGCATCTGGGATAACCGCCGGCTTATACTTCCGCTCAATTATTTTATCGAAAAACCGTTTCAGAACTGGACCCGCTCCAGCATAGACATCCTGGCAACTGTTTATTTTTATACAGATTATAATGTACCTGTTGATGAACTGCGAAAAGAGCTGCACCGCATACTGGCCGGAACGGAACAATGGAACGGCGAGGTAGCGGGCCTGCAGGTAACCGATGCTCAACGAGATAATGTGCAGCTTCGCGCGCTTTTCAGTGCCCGGAATTCAGGCGATGCCTGGGACCTGCGCTGTCTTGTTCGCGAAAAAATGCTTTACTTCATCCAGAAAAACTATCCTGAGGCGTTACCTAAAGTACGGGCATCCGTATCAGGCGACATCATGCCGAAACAATAA
- a CDS encoding DUF2179 domain-containing protein, with translation MNLFSGLDPTITEWVIIPLLIFFARIMDVTLGTLRIVFISKGDKMIAPALGFLEVLIWLVAITQVMQNLNNVASYLAWAGGFATGNFLGLRIEQKLALGQMVVRVITVDSAHQLIDRLKGHGYRLTCVDARGTRGKVNLLFMIVKRKKLAHVLDIIREYNPQAFYSIEDVRSVSDYGVPKEESERGLSLRRIFPLRKGK, from the coding sequence ATGAACTTATTTAGCGGTCTAGACCCAACTATAACAGAGTGGGTAATTATTCCATTGTTGATCTTTTTCGCCCGCATAATGGACGTAACGCTGGGTACATTGCGCATTGTTTTTATCTCGAAAGGAGATAAAATGATTGCGCCGGCACTGGGCTTCCTGGAGGTGCTGATCTGGCTGGTTGCCATAACACAGGTTATGCAGAACCTGAACAATGTGGCATCTTACCTGGCCTGGGCGGGCGGCTTTGCAACCGGCAACTTTCTGGGGCTGCGCATTGAACAGAAGCTGGCTTTAGGCCAGATGGTGGTGCGGGTTATTACAGTAGATTCGGCCCACCAACTGATTGACAGACTAAAAGGACACGGATACCGCTTAACCTGTGTGGATGCACGCGGCACGCGCGGCAAAGTAAACCTGCTGTTTATGATCGTAAAGCGCAAAAAGCTGGCGCACGTGCTGGATATTATCCGGGAATATAATCCGCAGGCATTCTACTCTATCGAAGATGTGCGTTCCGTATCCGACTATGGAGTACCAAAGGAGGAGTCTGAAAGAGGACTTAGCTTACGTCGCATCTTCCCGCTCCGGAAAGGAAAATGA